A single window of Leptospira semungkisensis DNA harbors:
- the nuoH gene encoding NADH-quinone oxidoreductase subunit NuoH: MDWHTVLLWLLKSVLFFFVFITACAYYTLAERKVAGYIQDRKGPNRAGPFGLLQPLADGIKFLTKEEIFPKNVNKVMYLIAPGISMTCAIMAWAVVPLGGSIVLPDWLSKEVGFSVLDLQIANPDTGILFLFAISSLSVYGIILAGWSSNNKYSLIGGIRSTAQMISYELPLGMSVAAIVILTGSLKLTDINDAQIGLWNIFKLPGFIAFSVFVVAMFAETNRLPFDLAEAESELVVGFHTEYGAFKFALFFIAEYMNMITMSCVVTILFFGGYHLPFGWLAGSPWQAWAGLGLFMIKVLFFAFLFMWVRWTLPRFRYDQLMTIGWKKMIPWAVANIVIASLYVGLDGFWKW; the protein is encoded by the coding sequence ATGGATTGGCATACTGTTCTACTCTGGTTGCTCAAGAGCGTTCTATTCTTCTTTGTATTCATAACGGCTTGCGCCTATTATACATTAGCAGAACGTAAAGTAGCAGGTTATATCCAGGATAGAAAGGGCCCCAATCGTGCGGGTCCTTTCGGGCTTTTGCAACCTCTTGCGGACGGGATCAAATTCCTTACTAAGGAAGAGATCTTTCCTAAGAATGTGAATAAGGTTATGTATCTGATTGCTCCTGGGATCTCTATGACTTGTGCGATCATGGCTTGGGCCGTGGTTCCTCTCGGAGGTTCCATTGTTCTGCCTGACTGGCTTTCTAAAGAAGTCGGTTTTTCGGTCTTAGATCTTCAAATCGCAAATCCGGATACTGGGATCCTGTTCTTGTTTGCTATCTCCAGTCTTTCCGTATACGGGATCATTCTCGCAGGTTGGTCCAGTAATAACAAATATTCTTTGATAGGTGGGATCCGTTCCACAGCTCAGATGATCAGTTATGAACTTCCTTTGGGAATGTCGGTTGCGGCTATCGTGATTCTGACCGGATCTTTGAAACTTACGGATATCAACGATGCTCAAATCGGGCTCTGGAATATATTCAAGCTTCCTGGATTTATCGCATTTTCAGTGTTCGTAGTTGCCATGTTTGCGGAGACGAACAGATTGCCTTTCGACTTGGCAGAAGCCGAATCCGAACTGGTCGTCGGATTTCACACCGAGTACGGTGCCTTTAAGTTTGCCCTCTTCTTTATCGCAGAATACATGAATATGATCACTATGAGTTGCGTAGTGACCATTTTGTTTTTCGGTGGATACCATCTTCCTTTCGGTTGGTTGGCAGGTTCTCCTTGGCAGGCTTGGGCCGGTCTAGGACTCTTTATGATTAAGGTCTTATTCTTTGCATTCTTGTTCATGTGGGTAAGATGGACACTTCCTAGATTCCGTTATGATCAATTGATGACCATAGGTTGGAAGAAGATGATCCCTTGGGCGGTCGCCAATATTGTGATCGCTAGTCTTTACGTTGGATTGGACGGTTTTTGGAAATGGTAG
- a CDS encoding NADH-quinone oxidoreductase subunit J family protein encodes MVGVFDNPQLLLFFIFGGILIAGALGVVFHPNPISSAILLVLTFFALAGIYAVIGSIFVATMQVLVYAGAIMVLVVFVLMLLSLHEEGIAKLWNHPFKKALVLIVVALLGVVLVNSVREGIPNTDLSPKGYSNSGSYEYPLTQSVEEGKAPVLAEGNTAVVGSSMFLDYLLPFEIVSILLLAAVLGAVILGKKNLGKKSGEGDV; translated from the coding sequence ATGGTAGGAGTATTCGATAATCCTCAACTTCTTCTGTTTTTTATATTCGGAGGAATTCTGATCGCAGGTGCACTCGGAGTGGTCTTTCATCCGAATCCGATCAGTTCTGCAATCCTTCTCGTGTTAACCTTCTTTGCGTTAGCCGGAATTTATGCAGTTATAGGTTCTATCTTTGTCGCAACCATGCAAGTCTTGGTTTATGCAGGCGCGATCATGGTGCTTGTGGTATTCGTTCTTATGCTTCTTTCCTTGCATGAGGAAGGGATCGCAAAGCTCTGGAATCACCCGTTTAAGAAAGCATTGGTTCTGATCGTGGTCGCTCTTTTGGGAGTAGTGTTAGTCAACTCGGTGAGGGAAGGAATTCCGAATACGGATCTTTCCCCCAAAGGTTATTCTAATTCCGGATCGTACGAATATCCTCTCACTCAATCCGTTGAAGAAGGAAAGGCTCCGGTTCTTGCAGAAGGAAATACTGCGGTAGTCGGAAGTTCCATGTTCCTGGATTACCTTTTACCGTTTGAGATCGTATCCATACTCTTGCTCGCGGCCGTACTAGGTGCGGTCATATTAGGAAAAAAGAATTTAGGCAAAAAGTCCGGAGAAGGAGACGTATGA
- the nuoK gene encoding NADH-quinone oxidoreductase subunit NuoK, which produces MNPGVLKPMIAGIPVEYLLILACIVFSIGVAGVLFRRSAVIIFMCIELMLNSVNLVFVVFSKSLQQVQGEVVVFFVMAIAAAEAAIGLALVVAIHRKKKTSFVDEMNLMKW; this is translated from the coding sequence ATGAATCCTGGAGTTCTAAAACCGATGATCGCCGGCATTCCTGTCGAATATCTGCTGATCCTTGCTTGCATCGTATTCTCCATCGGGGTCGCCGGGGTTCTTTTTAGAAGAAGCGCGGTGATCATCTTCATGTGCATAGAACTCATGTTGAACTCGGTGAATCTAGTATTCGTGGTCTTTTCCAAATCCTTGCAACAAGTGCAGGGAGAAGTGGTGGTTTTCTTCGTGATGGCGATTGCAGCAGCGGAAGCAGCGATCGGTTTGGCCTTAGTTGTTGCCATTCACAGAAAGAAGAAGACTAGTTTCGTGGACGAAATGAACTTAATGAAATGGTAA
- the nuoL gene encoding NADH-quinone oxidoreductase subunit L, producing the protein MSWEILIPLLVLLPLAGSILNAAFGRYFRGSAGIVGTLFSFASFGAGVIAFLQYHPLENQQPQIVNFFPWLEVGAFKVDVAYQVDQLSLFMTLIITGIGSLIHLYSIGYMKGNPGIARFFSYLNLFLFAMLHLVLAENLVVLFFGWEGVGLCSYLLIGFDTHKENAANASIKAFITNRIADLAMIAGIALTYWLVGSVSFTKIAENLPQAKFFQQALPIVAICFFVGAMGKSAQFPFHVWLPDAMAGPTPVSALIHAATMVTAGLFLIARLNYIFVLVPQVGFWIVCIGTFTAFFAATIGVYQNDIKKVLAYSTVSQLGYMFVAMGAGAYVAGLFHLLTHAFFKALLFLGSGSVIHSLHDEQDLRRMGGLKSQMKITWWTFLLGTLAIAGAPPFSGFFSKDLILEKAYFFHPVFFAMGVVTAFLTTFYMFRLTLLAFTGKSKVAANVHPHESPWTMTLPLVILALGAAFSGYLLVPESLGGVDVLERYFAPVFAQGLGYSAKLKNSHVALHHLAPSEELLLALLSLGAILLGFGIYWIFFAKKEKLPSDESAYTGWRALPANKYYVDEFFQNVFVGPLTSVSEFFSEVVEKRWIDTVLVGAGRISEGVASVLRRIQTGTVVDYAFLIVLGTVLILSAFLWRGI; encoded by the coding sequence ATGAGCTGGGAAATTCTCATACCTCTTCTTGTTCTTCTTCCTCTTGCAGGTTCCATTCTGAATGCAGCCTTCGGGAGATATTTTCGAGGCAGCGCCGGCATTGTGGGAACTCTTTTCTCCTTTGCTTCTTTCGGAGCGGGGGTGATTGCCTTTTTACAATATCATCCTTTAGAGAACCAGCAGCCTCAGATCGTAAACTTCTTTCCTTGGTTGGAGGTAGGTGCCTTCAAAGTGGATGTGGCTTACCAAGTAGATCAGCTTTCTCTTTTCATGACCTTGATCATTACCGGGATCGGAAGTTTGATCCATCTCTATTCCATCGGTTACATGAAAGGAAATCCTGGAATCGCTCGGTTCTTTTCCTATTTGAATCTTTTCTTATTCGCGATGCTTCATCTGGTACTCGCCGAGAACCTGGTAGTTCTATTCTTCGGTTGGGAAGGAGTAGGACTTTGTTCTTATCTATTGATCGGATTCGATACTCATAAGGAAAACGCGGCTAACGCTAGCATTAAAGCGTTTATCACGAACAGGATCGCGGATCTTGCAATGATCGCCGGGATTGCTCTTACATATTGGTTAGTTGGATCTGTTTCTTTTACGAAGATCGCGGAGAATTTACCTCAGGCAAAATTCTTTCAGCAAGCGTTGCCAATCGTTGCGATCTGTTTCTTTGTAGGCGCGATGGGTAAGTCCGCTCAGTTCCCTTTTCATGTTTGGTTGCCGGACGCGATGGCTGGTCCAACTCCAGTATCTGCATTGATCCATGCGGCTACCATGGTGACTGCTGGATTGTTTTTGATCGCTAGATTGAATTACATTTTTGTATTAGTTCCTCAAGTGGGATTTTGGATCGTTTGCATCGGAACGTTTACTGCGTTCTTTGCTGCAACGATAGGCGTGTATCAGAACGATATCAAAAAAGTCTTAGCTTACTCCACAGTTTCTCAGTTGGGTTATATGTTCGTCGCTATGGGTGCAGGAGCTTATGTGGCTGGACTCTTTCATCTTCTGACACATGCATTCTTTAAAGCGTTACTCTTCTTGGGTTCCGGTTCCGTGATTCACTCTCTTCATGACGAGCAGGATTTAAGAAGAATGGGAGGGCTCAAGTCCCAGATGAAGATCACCTGGTGGACCTTCTTGCTCGGGACCTTGGCGATCGCCGGTGCTCCTCCTTTCAGTGGTTTCTTCTCTAAGGATCTTATATTAGAAAAAGCTTATTTCTTCCATCCTGTGTTCTTTGCCATGGGAGTGGTTACTGCTTTTCTAACGACCTTCTATATGTTCCGTTTGACCCTTCTTGCGTTTACCGGAAAGTCCAAGGTAGCTGCGAATGTGCATCCTCATGAGAGTCCTTGGACCATGACCCTTCCATTGGTTATACTTGCATTGGGAGCAGCGTTCTCCGGATATCTTCTTGTTCCTGAGTCTTTGGGAGGAGTCGATGTTCTGGAAAGATATTTTGCTCCTGTGTTTGCCCAAGGCTTGGGTTATTCCGCTAAGCTTAAGAATTCTCACGTTGCTCTTCATCATTTAGCTCCGAGCGAGGAACTTTTACTCGCTCTTCTTTCCTTGGGAGCGATCCTTTTGGGCTTCGGGATCTACTGGATCTTTTTTGCTAAGAAAGAAAAACTTCCGAGCGACGAGTCTGCTTATACAGGCTGGAGAGCGCTGCCTGCGAATAAATACTATGTGGATGAATTCTTCCAAAACGTATTTGTAGGACCTCTTACTTCGGTTTCCGAATTTTTCTCCGAAGTAGTGGAGAAACGTTGGATCGACACTGTGTTGGTCGGCGCCGGAAGAATTTCCGAAGGAGTGGCTTCGGTCTTGCGTAGGATACAGACCGGAACGGTGGTTGATTACGCTTTTCTGATCGTTCTTGGAACGGTCCTCATCCTTTCTGCATTTCTCTGGAGGGGAATCTAA
- a CDS encoding complex I subunit 4 family protein, protein MPQYYLSILLFLPVIGIPFVFFSKSEKWIRSVATLFTFAVFGMTIPLLFEYERAGGGFQFAHHIWNFLDFESGGLDYYVAVDGFALLLVTMSALLFFFSALSAFSNVKHRVREFFILLLLVETGVIGVFLSVNLVQFYVFWEWMVLPFTIMVGVWGEAGRIKAAMKYLIFSFTGSVFMLASILVLYHFTHTLDLEKLAVASLNDIPSDLRFWLFIGFSFAFAIKVPLFPFHTWMPDVHEEAPTVGSVDLAGILLKIGLFAYVRVVIPIFPQVFLEYRNFFAALAVAGVVYGAVVALTQKNSKRLVAFSSLSHMGFCILGILSLTEEGVAGGMLQMVNHGFTSGLLFFILGFLHERTGTNELSKYSGLAKSAPLLAAFIGLAAFASAGLPGTNGFVGEFLVLIGTFKYSLLFGVLAGTAVIFAAGYMLYFAKILVFGEPNSLSSSLSPLNFREKFILFATAAIILVTGVYPKPLLEYLAPSARVVLNSASQQVLKERAFGEQEGSLKTTQKKYINYQTLGANVLSYEERIPSGRSGGIPGKKTVAQEAEE, encoded by the coding sequence GTGCCTCAGTATTATTTGAGCATTTTGCTCTTTCTGCCCGTGATCGGGATTCCTTTTGTGTTCTTCTCCAAGAGCGAGAAGTGGATCCGTAGCGTAGCTACGTTATTTACCTTTGCCGTCTTCGGGATGACCATTCCTTTATTATTCGAATATGAGAGAGCCGGCGGAGGTTTCCAATTCGCTCATCATATCTGGAATTTTCTGGATTTTGAATCGGGAGGTTTGGATTACTATGTGGCTGTGGACGGATTCGCACTCTTGTTAGTGACAATGTCCGCTTTGCTCTTCTTCTTCTCCGCTTTATCAGCTTTTTCGAATGTAAAGCATAGGGTGAGAGAATTCTTTATCCTTCTTCTTCTTGTTGAAACTGGAGTGATCGGAGTATTTCTCTCCGTAAACTTAGTTCAATTCTACGTTTTCTGGGAATGGATGGTTCTTCCTTTCACAATCATGGTGGGTGTTTGGGGAGAAGCGGGAAGGATCAAGGCTGCAATGAAGTATCTGATCTTTTCCTTTACCGGATCTGTCTTCATGCTCGCGAGTATTTTGGTATTATATCATTTCACTCACACTTTGGATTTAGAGAAGCTTGCAGTCGCTTCTTTGAATGATATTCCTTCCGATCTTAGATTTTGGTTATTTATAGGATTCAGCTTCGCCTTTGCGATCAAGGTTCCTCTCTTTCCTTTTCATACATGGATGCCGGATGTTCACGAAGAAGCTCCTACAGTGGGTTCGGTGGACTTGGCTGGGATCCTATTGAAGATCGGATTATTCGCTTATGTAAGAGTGGTGATTCCCATCTTCCCACAAGTGTTTTTGGAATATAGAAATTTCTTCGCCGCATTGGCAGTGGCGGGAGTTGTCTACGGCGCGGTAGTCGCTCTTACTCAGAAAAATAGCAAACGACTCGTTGCGTTCTCTTCTCTTTCTCACATGGGCTTTTGCATTCTAGGAATACTTTCTCTCACAGAAGAAGGTGTTGCCGGGGGAATGCTACAGATGGTGAACCACGGATTTACTTCCGGCCTGCTTTTCTTTATATTAGGATTCTTGCATGAACGCACCGGGACGAACGAATTAAGTAAATATTCCGGCCTGGCAAAATCTGCTCCCTTGCTTGCAGCATTTATCGGTCTTGCTGCATTTGCGAGTGCTGGACTTCCAGGAACAAACGGTTTCGTGGGGGAATTCTTAGTATTGATCGGAACCTTTAAATATAGTCTCTTATTCGGAGTTTTAGCGGGAACGGCTGTGATCTTTGCTGCGGGATATATGTTGTACTTCGCTAAGATCTTAGTATTCGGGGAGCCGAATTCTCTCTCTTCGAGTTTAAGTCCTTTGAATTTTAGAGAGAAATTCATTCTGTTTGCAACAGCAGCAATTATTCTCGTTACCGGTGTTTATCCGAAACCTTTGTTAGAATATCTGGCTCCTAGTGCGAGAGTGGTCTTAAACAGCGCTTCTCAACAAGTGTTGAAAGAAAGAGCTTTTGGAGAACAAGAAGGTTCTTTGAAAACAACGCAAAAGAAATATATTAATTATCAGACCTTGGGCGCGAATGTTCTCAGTTATGAGGAACGAATTCCTTCCGGAAGATCTGGTGGGATCCCAGGCAAGAAAACCGTAGCGCAAGAGGCGGAAGAATGA
- a CDS encoding NADH-quinone oxidoreductase subunit N, with translation MSLIPSPNDLLAILPILILSGGGILLLGMQFFFQGSEFRIIRFTSGLILVFAFVSLIASHFFLPGVGNYFGGHYEIGNLGFWFSSLYLIMAFGTILASPRVLEQHNMEFPEFYPLLLFSVVGMFLMTSGTDTVTIFVGLELMSVSLYVLVGMARSDVFSLEASLKYFLLGSFSTGFFLLGMAFLFGGSGTTHLQESLKPLSIAGFESNFTKIGLLLLLTGIAFKIALFPYHSWTPDAYEGALTPVTGFMATASKSASMGLLMVVFSKLPSPVANGEWAWIMGILAFLSMTYGNFVALQQSSLKRVLAYSSIAHAGYVVAGVSLGCEKEAIFYLIVYSFMSLGAFALLSFLEEGDKHVTYESIAGLAKTRPWTSLALFLFFLSLAGIPPLGGFWAKLFLFQRIADNGNAIGRLLLIGGIANSALALYYYVKVGISAYMSSTDGEISQVSPPKTSYGVVFVSAFCLMAVVFGWYFLQPKDLTSLRFNKSAELRK, from the coding sequence ATGAGTTTAATCCCAAGTCCAAACGATCTATTGGCGATTCTCCCGATATTGATCTTATCCGGAGGAGGCATTTTACTCCTTGGAATGCAATTCTTCTTTCAAGGTTCTGAATTCAGGATTATCCGATTCACTTCCGGTTTGATCTTAGTATTTGCATTTGTTTCGTTAATTGCATCTCATTTCTTTTTGCCAGGTGTTGGAAACTACTTCGGCGGACATTATGAGATAGGCAATTTAGGATTCTGGTTCTCCTCTTTGTATCTAATCATGGCTTTTGGAACCATATTGGCTTCTCCAAGAGTATTAGAACAACATAATATGGAATTTCCTGAGTTCTATCCTCTTCTTCTTTTTTCCGTAGTGGGAATGTTCCTAATGACTTCTGGAACGGACACAGTCACGATCTTTGTGGGATTGGAACTTATGAGCGTTTCTCTCTATGTTCTTGTAGGAATGGCGAGAAGCGATGTATTCTCTTTAGAAGCGAGTTTGAAATATTTTCTATTAGGAAGTTTTTCTACAGGATTCTTTCTTCTCGGAATGGCTTTCCTTTTCGGAGGATCAGGGACCACTCATCTGCAAGAATCCTTAAAGCCTCTCTCTATTGCGGGCTTCGAGTCCAATTTTACTAAGATCGGACTTTTGCTTCTTCTGACTGGGATCGCATTTAAGATCGCTTTATTTCCGTATCATTCTTGGACTCCAGATGCGTATGAAGGTGCACTGACTCCTGTCACAGGTTTCATGGCCACCGCTTCCAAGTCTGCGTCCATGGGATTACTCATGGTGGTATTTTCCAAACTTCCAAGCCCAGTCGCAAACGGAGAATGGGCATGGATCATGGGGATCTTGGCTTTTCTGTCCATGACATACGGAAATTTCGTGGCCTTGCAACAGAGCAGCTTAAAAAGGGTATTGGCTTATTCTTCCATTGCTCATGCAGGCTATGTGGTTGCAGGGGTCTCACTCGGCTGTGAGAAGGAAGCGATCTTTTATTTGATTGTGTACTCTTTCATGAGCTTGGGTGCATTTGCACTTCTCTCCTTCTTGGAAGAAGGGGACAAGCATGTTACTTATGAATCCATCGCTGGATTAGCAAAGACCAGGCCTTGGACAAGCTTGGCGTTATTTTTATTCTTCTTATCTCTTGCAGGGATTCCTCCGTTAGGCGGCTTTTGGGCAAAATTATTTTTGTTCCAGAGAATTGCGGATAACGGAAATGCGATCGGAAGATTACTGCTGATCGGCGGGATTGCAAATTCGGCATTGGCTCTATACTACTATGTAAAAGTAGGGATCTCCGCTTATATGAGCTCCACAGACGGAGAGATCTCTCAAGTATCTCCTCCTAAGACAAGTTATGGAGTAGTCTTCGTATCCGCATTCTGTCTGATGGCAGTCGTATTCGGTTGGTATTTCTTACAACCAAAGGATCTCACCAGCTTGAGATTCAATAAATCGGCGGAACTTCGTAAGTAA
- a CDS encoding SseB family protein — protein sequence MNLIQRFSSYLKDYFTPIPKFEGKNAPFQEAIYRYSKHRSEKNLERLSSELTKAYFLIPYTDQKALAKKSKPKKKVAAKKKKKTVPKNDGPEPIVLLYISDEKGRVYLPAFSHPSESTLYFGKETQLAPITAKELWSVGLQNKGVSGVAIDPGSTLWILSRDHLEVLQKEK from the coding sequence ATGAATTTGATCCAAAGATTTTCTTCTTATTTAAAAGACTATTTTACTCCCATTCCTAAGTTTGAAGGAAAGAACGCTCCCTTTCAAGAGGCGATCTATCGTTATTCAAAGCATCGTTCCGAGAAGAATTTAGAAAGATTATCCTCGGAATTGACCAAGGCATATTTTTTGATCCCTTATACGGATCAAAAAGCTCTGGCAAAGAAGTCCAAGCCCAAGAAGAAAGTAGCCGCCAAGAAAAAGAAGAAGACTGTTCCTAAGAACGACGGACCCGAGCCAATTGTTCTACTCTATATCAGCGACGAAAAGGGAAGAGTGTATCTTCCTGCCTTCTCACATCCTTCTGAATCCACGCTTTATTTTGGAAAGGAGACCCAGCTTGCTCCCATCACTGCCAAGGAATTATGGTCCGTTGGCTTGCAGAACAAGGGAGTCTCTGGAGTCGCAATAGACCCTGGTTCTACACTATGGATCCTTTCCAGAGACCATTTAGAAGTCCTTCAAAAAGAAAAGTAA
- a CDS encoding MAPEG family protein, protein MQKELWLFPIGALALLTFFVLVQVPIRRFYAGFKGMVTAKDFKFGESKRVPDWVVVVNRNYMNLLEVPTLFYLICVIHFLTDRTDSLSLGLAWIYVFLRILHSVVHLTYNNVYHRLAVFAFSNLILGGLWLDFFRYYI, encoded by the coding sequence ATGCAAAAAGAACTTTGGTTATTTCCCATTGGTGCGTTAGCCTTATTGACCTTTTTCGTGTTGGTACAAGTCCCGATTCGACGTTTCTATGCTGGTTTCAAAGGAATGGTCACTGCCAAGGATTTTAAATTCGGAGAATCCAAGAGAGTTCCAGATTGGGTAGTGGTGGTAAATCGCAATTATATGAATCTTTTAGAGGTTCCTACCCTTTTCTATTTGATCTGCGTAATCCATTTCTTAACGGACAGAACCGATTCACTAAGCCTAGGTCTTGCTTGGATCTACGTATTCCTGAGGATCCTGCATAGCGTGGTCCATCTTACTTACAATAATGTATATCATAGATTAGCAGTGTTTGCGTTTAGCAATCTGATCCTCGGAGGGCTCTGGCTAGACTTCTTTAGATATTATATTTAA